A part of Aspergillus flavus chromosome 5, complete sequence genomic DNA contains:
- a CDS encoding uncharacterized protein (expressed protein) yields the protein MPRGTYIVLFIFFFFFSKKKRKEKKNREWDEYARQATLTTNIRRTRKRQNIFKNISITDLLLSVPIHNLYFLYHVFFLLSIYSPDPPPNPTIRIFNYTPIFFV from the coding sequence ATGCCGAGAGGAACATACAtagttctatttattttttttttttttttttctaaaaaaaaaagaaaagaaaagaaaaacagagaaTGGGATGAATACGCACGTCAAGCAACTCTAACAACAAATATAAGGCGGACGAGAAAACGACAGAATATCTTCAAGAATATAAGCATAACagatctattattatccGTCCCCATTCACAATCTGTACTTTCTTTAtcatgttttctttcttcttagCATATATAGCCCAGATCCACCTCCTAACCCCACAATTAGgatatttaattatactcCAATCTTCTTTGTATAA